A genomic window from Microvirga sp. TS319 includes:
- the rlmN gene encoding 23S rRNA (adenine(2503)-C(2))-methyltransferase RlmN, whose amino-acid sequence MNVVAGAAPGGASLVGLTRDQLKDSLAAIGVPERELKMRVAQIWNWIYFRGAKDFSEMSNVGKELRARLSQAYTLARPQVVSEQVSKDGTRKWLIRMASTGPLDKGAEIECVYIPEVDRGTLCVSSQVGCTLTCSFCHTGTQRLVRNLTSAEIVAQLIVARDSIGDWPHATPPEGAFVPTDGGRFVSNIVFMGMGEPLYNIDNVVDAIGVLSDNEGLGLSRRRITVSTSGVVPQMERLGSDANTMLAISLHAVRDDLRDVLVPINRKYDIKQLLDACRAYPGLSNARRITFEYVMLKGVNDSDADARELVRLLKGIPAKINLIPFNPWPGSKYECSDWERIERFSEIVYRAGYASPVRTPRGRDILAACGQLKSETEKLRARARMMAEQGIGAEGVYAVGNGE is encoded by the coding sequence ATGAACGTGGTGGCGGGAGCCGCCCCCGGCGGCGCGTCGCTTGTCGGTCTCACCCGCGATCAATTGAAGGATTCCCTGGCGGCGATCGGCGTGCCCGAGCGCGAGCTCAAGATGCGCGTCGCCCAGATCTGGAACTGGATCTATTTCCGCGGGGCCAAAGACTTCTCCGAGATGAGCAACGTGGGCAAGGAGCTGCGCGCCAGGCTCAGCCAGGCCTATACGCTGGCCCGCCCGCAGGTCGTGTCCGAGCAGGTCTCGAAGGACGGCACCCGCAAGTGGCTGATCCGCATGGCCTCCACGGGCCCGCTCGACAAGGGCGCGGAGATCGAGTGCGTCTACATTCCGGAAGTCGACCGGGGCACGCTCTGCGTGTCGAGCCAGGTCGGCTGCACCCTGACCTGCTCCTTCTGCCACACCGGCACCCAGCGCCTCGTGCGCAATCTCACCTCAGCGGAAATCGTGGCCCAGCTCATCGTGGCGCGCGATTCCATCGGCGACTGGCCCCATGCCACGCCGCCGGAAGGCGCCTTCGTGCCGACCGACGGCGGACGCTTCGTGTCCAACATCGTGTTCATGGGCATGGGCGAGCCGCTCTACAACATCGACAACGTGGTCGACGCCATCGGCGTGCTGTCGGACAACGAGGGGCTGGGCCTCTCGCGCCGCCGCATCACGGTCTCCACCTCCGGGGTCGTGCCGCAGATGGAGCGCTTGGGCTCGGACGCCAACACCATGCTGGCGATCTCGCTCCACGCGGTTCGCGACGACCTGCGCGACGTGCTGGTGCCGATCAACCGCAAATACGACATCAAGCAGCTCCTCGATGCCTGCCGCGCCTATCCGGGGCTCTCGAACGCGCGCCGCATCACCTTCGAATACGTGATGCTGAAAGGCGTGAACGATTCGGACGCCGATGCGCGCGAGCTGGTGCGCCTCCTCAAGGGCATTCCGGCGAAGATCAACCTGATCCCGTTCAATCCCTGGCCCGGCTCGAAATACGAGTGCTCGGACTGGGAGCGGATCGAGCGCTTCTCCGAGATCGTCTACCGGGCGGGCTACGCCTCCCCGGTCCGCACCCCGCGCGGCCGCGATATCCTGGCCGCCTGCGGTCAGCTCAAGAGCGAGACGGAGAAACTCCGCGCCCGCGCCCGCATGATGGCCGAGCAGGGCATCGGGGCCGAAGGCGTCTACGCTGTGGGGAACGGGGAGTAG
- a CDS encoding YkvA family protein: MSETIVKPFTKAEMDAMRAATRDEEGLKRRFWNKLRRVAGKIPFTEDLVAAFYCAVDPKTPSRVKLILLGAIAYFVMPLDAVSDFLPLIGFADDAAVLAAAITQVASSITEEHRAKARESLGEVAEGDR, translated from the coding sequence ATGAGCGAAACGATCGTGAAACCTTTCACCAAGGCCGAGATGGACGCCATGCGCGCGGCCACCCGCGACGAGGAGGGGTTGAAGCGGCGGTTCTGGAACAAGCTCAGGCGCGTGGCCGGAAAGATCCCCTTCACGGAGGATCTCGTGGCGGCCTTCTATTGCGCCGTCGATCCGAAGACGCCGAGCCGCGTGAAACTGATCCTGCTCGGCGCGATCGCCTATTTCGTCATGCCCCTGGACGCGGTGAGCGACTTCCTTCCCCTGATCGGCTTTGCCGACGACGCGGCCGTTCTGGCGGCCGCGATCACGCAGGTGGCGAGTTCCATTACGGAAGAGCACCGGGCCAAAGCCCGGGAATCCCTAGGGGAAGTCGCCGAGGGCGATCGTTAA
- a CDS encoding SDR family NAD(P)-dependent oxidoreductase: MKLDKMMAAIVTGGASGLGEATARMLAGQGVKVAVFDMNAERGEAVARDMGALFCQVDVTDEASIDAGLVKAREAHGVERVLVNCAGIAPGRRTVTKKRETGELIPHDLASFRRTVEINLIGTYAMISKCAAAMAALEPVTPDGGRGVIVNTSSVAAQDGQIGQSAYSASKGGVLAMTLPVARDLSGFGIRVMTVMPGLFHTPLFEGIAEDYRKALEANVPFPSRLGRPEEYAQLVRSILENDMLNGEAIRLDGALRMQPK; encoded by the coding sequence ATGAAGCTCGACAAAATGATGGCAGCCATCGTCACGGGAGGCGCTTCGGGCCTCGGAGAGGCGACCGCGCGGATGCTCGCCGGACAGGGCGTCAAGGTCGCGGTCTTCGACATGAATGCCGAACGCGGCGAAGCAGTCGCCCGCGACATGGGCGCCCTGTTCTGTCAGGTGGACGTGACCGACGAGGCGTCCATCGATGCGGGCCTGGTCAAGGCGCGGGAGGCGCATGGGGTCGAGCGCGTCCTCGTCAATTGCGCCGGGATCGCCCCGGGCCGCCGCACCGTCACGAAGAAGCGCGAGACGGGGGAGCTCATCCCGCACGATCTCGCGAGCTTCCGCAGGACCGTGGAGATCAACCTCATCGGCACCTATGCGATGATTTCCAAATGCGCGGCCGCCATGGCGGCCCTCGAGCCCGTCACGCCGGACGGTGGACGCGGTGTCATCGTCAATACCTCGTCGGTCGCGGCGCAGGACGGCCAGATCGGGCAATCCGCCTATTCCGCCTCCAAGGGCGGCGTCCTGGCCATGACCCTGCCGGTGGCGCGCGACCTGTCGGGCTTCGGAATCCGCGTGATGACGGTCATGCCGGGCCTCTTCCACACGCCGCTCTTCGAGGGCATCGCGGAGGATTACCGCAAGGCGCTGGAGGCCAATGTGCCGTTTCCCTCGCGCCTGGGGCGGCCCGAGGAATATGCCCAACTCGTCCGGAGCATCCTCGAGAACGACATGCTCAACGGCGAAGCGATCCGTCTCGATGGCGCCCTGCGCATGCAGCCGAAATAA
- a CDS encoding Ldh family oxidoreductase, translating into MSDASSGPVESPRFPAELLQERVDLALREAGADEASAAAATRAMMHASRLGIDSHGVRLASFYAECLRSGQINGAPAFKLHRTAAASAMLDADHGLGHAAAYRGMEEACRIARESGVGAVGIAHSTHYGAAGAYALGGAEAGFIAISTTNADSLVALYGGKTRFHGTNPVAAAAPVRDSRPWLLDMASSAIPYNRVLLYRSLQRELPADVTADIDGEPTRDPHRAEILTPLGGLDFGFKGAGLAGLVTILSAVLTGATPDHLVTPMGDGNVRPHDIGHFCLAIDPARFVGREAYDGLMAQYLAGLRASPAKTGEPVLAPGDREWRTLAERSRTGIPVDPDTARFLELA; encoded by the coding sequence TTGTCTGACGCTTCGAGCGGGCCGGTCGAGAGCCCGAGATTTCCGGCCGAGCTCCTGCAGGAACGCGTCGACCTGGCCTTGCGGGAGGCAGGCGCGGACGAGGCGTCCGCAGCCGCCGCCACGCGCGCGATGATGCATGCCTCGCGCCTCGGCATCGACAGCCACGGCGTCCGGCTCGCATCCTTCTATGCCGAGTGCCTGCGAAGCGGACAGATCAACGGCGCTCCCGCGTTCAAGCTCCATCGCACCGCCGCCGCGAGCGCCATGCTCGACGCCGATCACGGCCTCGGCCATGCGGCGGCCTATCGCGGGATGGAGGAGGCCTGCAGGATCGCGCGGGAGAGCGGGGTCGGCGCCGTCGGGATCGCCCACTCGACCCATTACGGCGCGGCGGGGGCCTATGCCCTGGGCGGAGCCGAGGCCGGGTTCATCGCGATCTCGACCACGAATGCCGATTCGCTCGTGGCCCTTTACGGCGGCAAGACGCGGTTTCACGGCACGAACCCGGTTGCGGCGGCGGCGCCCGTGCGCGATTCGAGGCCCTGGCTCCTCGACATGGCGAGTTCGGCCATCCCCTATAACCGGGTTCTGCTCTACCGCTCGCTGCAGCGGGAGCTGCCCGCCGACGTGACGGCGGACATCGACGGCGAGCCGACGCGCGATCCCCACCGGGCCGAGATCCTGACGCCGCTCGGAGGACTGGACTTCGGGTTCAAGGGAGCGGGCCTCGCGGGTCTCGTGACGATTCTCTCGGCCGTCCTGACCGGAGCGACGCCGGACCACCTCGTCACGCCGATGGGCGACGGGAACGTGAGGCCTCATGATATCGGCCATTTCTGCCTCGCCATCGACCCGGCGCGATTCGTCGGCCGCGAGGCCTACGATGGACTCATGGCGCAGTATCTCGCAGGGCTGCGCGCCTCGCCGGCGAAGACCGGCGAACCGGTTCTCGCGCCGGGCGACCGGGAGTGGCGGACCCTCGCGGAGCGGAGCCGGACCGGGATCCCGGTCGATCCCGATACGGCGCGCTTCCTGGAACTGGCCTGA
- a CDS encoding GFA family protein, protein MQDSETFTGGCACGQLTFRAHGAPKRVGLCHCMTCRKTTGSVFNAFAIFPADRVTISGESRSWEAMPGGQRRFCPQCGSLVVYSDGGGEIEIMLGAFDRTDLFRPTYEAWTKRRESWLCTPDLIGYPENRGDVTS, encoded by the coding sequence ATGCAGGATTCGGAGACCTTCACGGGCGGTTGCGCCTGCGGCCAGCTCACCTTTCGGGCGCATGGCGCGCCGAAGCGCGTGGGCCTGTGCCATTGCATGACCTGCCGCAAGACGACCGGCAGCGTCTTCAATGCCTTCGCGATCTTTCCCGCCGACAGGGTGACGATCTCGGGTGAGAGCCGAAGCTGGGAGGCCATGCCTGGAGGCCAGCGTCGTTTCTGCCCCCAATGCGGTTCGCTCGTCGTCTATTCGGATGGCGGCGGCGAAATCGAGATCATGCTCGGCGCCTTCGACCGGACGGATCTGTTCAGGCCGACCTACGAGGCCTGGACGAAACGTCGGGAATCCTGGCTCTGCACGCCGGATCTGATTGGCTATCCCGAGAACCGAGGCGACGTGACGTCCTGA
- a CDS encoding 4a-hydroxytetrahydrobiopterin dehydratase, whose product MPRLTDSERHDLLSGLDGWTLVEGRDAIRKRFVFDDFNAAFGWMTRVALVAEPMNHHPEWFNVYNRVDVTLSTHDAKGLTRRDIELAQRMDQLAAGLAKA is encoded by the coding sequence ATGCCCCGCCTGACCGATTCCGAACGCCATGACCTTCTCTCCGGCCTCGACGGCTGGACGCTCGTGGAAGGCCGGGATGCCATTCGCAAGCGCTTCGTATTCGACGATTTCAACGCGGCCTTCGGCTGGATGACCCGCGTGGCCCTGGTGGCCGAGCCCATGAACCACCACCCGGAATGGTTCAACGTCTACAACAGGGTCGACGTGACCCTTTCCACCCACGACGCCAAGGGTCTCACGCGCCGCGACATCGAGCTCGCGCAACGCATGGATCAGCTGGCGGCCGGTCTGGCGAAGGCGTGA